In Aspergillus fumigatus Af293 chromosome 2, whole genome shotgun sequence, a genomic segment contains:
- a CDS encoding cytosine permease, with the protein MFGGVEHDLEKAPQVEKRPFDSSSDGAVPGETFVYGDSWYARLQRLAGKLNIEQRGIERVPADERTDTSYFNIGSMWLAANMVVSSFAIGVLGKSLFDLGFVDAILTCLFFNLLGVLTVCFFSCFGAAFGLRQMVLSRFWFGWGPTKFIAILNVLACVGWSAANAIVGAQLINAVNGNVPGFAAILIIAICTFVITFAGYKVVHAYEYWSWIPTFIVFMIVLGTFAHSGDFRNLPMEVGTSEMGGVLSFGSTVYGFATGWTSYAADYTVYQPANRSRRKIFLSAWIGLIIPLLFCQMLGIAVMTATGIDDGNNKYQMGYDASGNGGLLNAVLEPLGGFGKFCLVILALSIIANNCPNIYSVALTLQVLSRYSQRVPRFVWVFLGSCASVAIAIPGYSHFETVLENFMNFIAYWLSIYSGIALTDHFLFKRGFGGYRPEIYDKRDKLPLGIAASIAFGFGVAGMITGMSQSWWVGPIALHAGQAPFGGDVGFELGFAFSAVMYAVLRPIEIKFLGR; encoded by the exons ATGTTCGGTGGCGTTGAGCACGACCTTGAGAAAGCCCCCCAGGTAGAGAAGAGGCCTTTCGACAGTAGCAGCGATGGTGCTGTGCCTGGGGAAACCTTTGTATATGGCGATTCGTGGTACGCCAGGCTACAACGGCTGGCCGGAAAGCTCAACATTGAGCAGCGAGGTATAGAACGTGTACCAGCCGATGAACGGACGGACACGTCATATTTTAACATTGGCAGCATG TGGCTGGCGGCCAACATGGTGGTGAGCTCCTTCGCCATTGGCGTCCTCGGAAAGTCGCTCTTTGATCTCGGCTTCGTCGATGCAATTCTCACCTGCCTCTTTTTCAATCTCTTGGGTGTCTTGACCgtttgcttcttctcatgCTTCGGTGCTGCCTTCGGGTTACGGCAGATGGTCCTTTCGAGGTTCTGGTTCGGCTGGGGGCCCACCAAGTTCA TTGCTATTCTGAATGTGCTCGCTTGTGTGGGCTGGTCCGCTGCCAACGCCATCGTCGGTgctcagctcatcaatgCAGTGAATGGCAACGTCCCCGGATTCGCTGCCATTCTTATAATTGCTATTTGCACGTTTGTCATCACATTCGCTGGGTACAAGGTTGTGCATGCCTATGAATACTGGAGTTGGATCCCTACCTTCATCGTGTTTATGATTGTCCTTGGTACCTTCGCCCACTCAGGAGACTTCAGGAACCTCCCAATGGAAGTTGGCACATCAGAAATGGGCGGTGTCTTGTCCTTTGGTTCGACTGTGTACGGTTTCGCTACTGGATGGACTAGCTACGCCGCCGATTATACTGTGTACCAGCCCGCTAATCGGAGCCGTCGCAAGATATTTCTCTCCGCCTGGATTGGCCTCATCATTCCGCTTTTGTTCTGTCAGATGCTGGGAATCGCGGTCATGACCGCTACAGGAATCGACGATGGCAATAACAAGTATCAAATGGGCTACGACGCCTCCGGAAACGGAGGCTTGTTGAATGCTGTGCTTGAGCCTCTCGGCGGATTCGGTAAAttctgcctcgtcatcctAGCACTCTCCATTATCGCCAACAACTGTCCGAACATCTATTCGGTGGCCTTGACTCTTCAGGTTCTGAGCCGCTACTCCCAGCGTGTACCCCGATTCGTCTGGGTTTTCCTCGGCTCCTGTGCCTCTGTGGCTATTGCTATTCCCGGATACTCTCACTTCGAGACTGTGTTGGAAAATTTCATGAACTTCATTGCGTACTGGCTGTCCATTTATTCCGGCATTGCACTTACCGATCATTTCCTCTTCAAGCGTGGATTTGGTGGATATCGGCCTGAGATTTACGACAAGCGCGACAAGCTTCCTCTTGGAATCGCTGCCTCCATTGCCTTTGGATTCGGCGTGGCTGGTATGATCACTGGTATGAGCCAATCATGGTGGGTCGGACCCATTGCTCTCCATGCCGGTCAAGCTCCATTCGGTGGCGACGTTGGTTTTGAGCTGGGATTCGCTTTCTCGGCTGTGATGTATGCCGTCCTAAGGCCTATTGAGATAAAGTTTTTGGGTCGGTAA
- the tif35 gene encoding translation initiation factor eIF3 core subunit g, which translates to MSRLGNRAADWADDEEFDDPSALPAQQVTTNKDGTKTVVSYRFNDEGKKVKVTRRIKTTVVREHVNPQVAERRSWAKFGLEKGHAAGPSFDTTSVGENIVFRPSVNWRVQAAEAEKAGPEKGSIKDQLKDKKVKCRICSGEHFTARCPFKDTMAPVDETAAAGAEPGADDVPAAGGLGAGTSSYVPPHLRKGAAAGGERMAGKYEKDDLATLRVTNVSELAEESELRDLFERFGRVTRVFLARDRETQRAKGFAFISFADRTDAARACEKMDGFGYRHLILRVEFAKRAT; encoded by the exons ATGTCCAGACTAGGAAA CCGCGCCGCCGACTGggccgacgacgaggagttcGATGACCCCTCCGCGCTCCCCGCGCAACAAGTCACGACGAACAAAGATGGCACAAAGACCGTTGTTTCATACCGCTTCAACGAtgagggcaagaaggtcaaggtcaCCCGCCGGATCAAGACGACCGTGGTGAGGGAGCACGTCAACCCGCAAGTCGCGGAGCGGCGGTCGTGGGCCAAGTTCGGGCTCGAGAAGGGCCACGCGGCCGGTCCCTCGTTCGACACCACCTCCGTCGGTGAGAACATCGTCTTCAGACCCAGTGTGAACTGGCGGGTGCAGGCCGcggaggctgagaaggctgGCCCCGAAAAGGGCAGCATCAAGGACCAgctcaaggacaagaaggtcAAGTGTCGTATTTGCAGCGGAGAGCATTTCACTGCTCGTTGTCCGTTCAAAGATACTATGGCACCTGTCGACGAGACCGCTGCCGCTGGTGCTGAGCCCGGCGCTGATGATGTCCCCGCTGCTGGTGGCCTTGGTGCTGGAACCTCGAGCTACGTGCCTCCTCACTTGCGGAaaggtgctgctgctggtggcgAGAGAATGGCTGGCAAGTACGAGAAGGATGATCTGGCGACTCTCAGAGTTACAAAC GTGAGCGAGTTGGCAGAGGAATCAGAACTTCGGGACTTGTTCGAGCGTTTCGGTCGCGTCACCAGAGTCTTCCTTGCCAGAGACAGAGAAACCCAGAGAGCCAAGGGCTTCGCTTTTATCAGCTTTGCAGATCGGACCGATGCTGCACGTGCTTGCGAAAAGATGGATGGCT TTGGTTACCGTCATTTGATCCTCCGCGTCGAGTTCGCAAAGAGGGCGACTTAA